In the Elusimicrobiota bacterium genome, GGGCGTTCTGGCGCCAGGCCTCGCTGGGGTTGGAGTGCGCGACGAGGAAGCCGTCGACGGCGACGACGCTGGCCTCCATGCGGCTCTTCTCGGGGAACTGCTGGTGGAGCATCTGGGAGAGGCCGTTGAGCGAGATCTTTCCGACGAGCACGCCCTTGCGCTGGAGCGCGCCCGCGAGCGCGGGGTTGGTCTCGCGGATGAGGACGGCGATGGTCAGCGTCGGGTAGAGGCCCTGGAAGCGCTCGAGCGCGCCGACGTACTCGCCGGCCTGCTGGGCGATCTGGAAGGAGGTCTGCTCGGAGAAGTCGCGCATCTCGGGCTCGGGTCCGAGGAAGCGCCCCATGCGCAGCGTCTCCTTGCCGTTGAGGTCGAAGACCGAGAGCTCGAGGAAGGCGGCATGCTGCTGCATGACGCGGTTGAGGTGCCGCTGCTGCTGGACCGGGTCCATCGTCGAGAACCCTTCCAGGCGCGAGGCGACCGCGAGCACGTTCTTGAAGGTCGTGATGTAGTTGTAGACGGTCTCGGAGAAGCCGACGGCCTGGGACTCCTGGTTCCGGATCGATTCTTCCTTGAGGACGTTCTGGGAGATGGTGACGAGCTGCCACCCCACCACCGCGATGGGCGCGATGGAGATCATGAGGAACCAGAAGATGAACTTATAGGCGAGTCTTCCCCGCCGGACGGCCGTCGACGCCATGGCCCTCTCCTACGATGTCGGACCGACGTCCTTCAGCGGCTAGGCGCGCCCCCGGGAGAGCAGCTGGCGGATGCGGACCGTCAGCTCCTGCAGGTCGAAGGGCTTGGTGATGTATTCGTCCGCGCCGAGCTGGAAGCCCTGTGTCTTCTCCTCCGCGGAGAGGAAGCGCCCGGTCATCATGATGAGGATGGTCTCCCGGGAGTCCTTGCGCAGAGTCTGGAGGATCTGGAAGCCGCTGGAATCGGGCAGCTGGATGTCCATGATGACGACCTTCGGCTTGTGCTTGCGGGCGGCGTCGATGCCGTCCTTCGCCGTGGCCGCCTGGACGCACTCGAAGCCCTCCATGTCGAGGACCTCGGCGAGGCTCTCACTGAGATGGGCGTCGTCGTCGATGATCAGGAGCTTCGTGGCGGCGTTCATGTCAGACCTCCGACCCCGGCGGGATGAGCTTATAGCCGACGCACGGCACGGTCGTGATGAGCTTCGCGGCCTTGCCGAGCTTCTCGCGCAGGCGCCGCACGTGGACGTCCACGGTGCGCGGCGAGCCGAAGTAGTTGTAGCCCCAGACGCGTTCGATGAGGTAGGGCCGGCTGAGCACCCGGTTGGGGGAGCTCAGGAAGACGTAGAGCAGATCGAGCTCCTTGGAGGTGAGCGGCACGTTCTTGCCGCTGACCTTGAGGGTGTAGCTCGTGAGGTTGAGCTCGATGGGCCCCATGCGGACGACCTCTTCCTGGGGCTTGGTCAGGACGCGGCTGAGCACGGCCTTGACGCGGGCCAGGCACTCGGCCACGTCCTGGTCGAGGGAGAGGCACTCGTCGGCGCCGGCCTGGAAGAAGGCCAGGCGCAGCGAGGTCTTCGAGCCCCCGGCCGCCGCGCCGGCGAAGGCCGGAGCCGTGGCGCGCGCGGGCTGGCCCGGCGAGCCGTACGCGGGCAGGCGCCGCAGCAGCACGGGGTCGTTGCCCGAGGAAGGCGCCGCCACGGGGTCCACGAGGGCCACGATGGGGAGCTGCCGCGTCGGTCCGCGGGAGCGCAGCGTCTTGACGAGCGCGAGCCCGTCCTCGTCGGTGAGGGTCTGTCCGACGAGCAGCAGGTCGCAGCCGCGCTGCGCGAGCAGGCCGTGCACCTCCTTGGCCCGCTGCACGACGGTGAGGACGTAGCCGTTGCGGCTGAGCGTCTCCAGCAGCACGCCGGCCCGGTTCGGGTCGCGCGCGGCGCAGACGATGTTGACTCTCATTCCCCTTCCGCTTGCCCGCCTTCGAACTCCACCGTGATCCCGCCGAGGGTGCCGCCGAAGAAGTTGTAGAGGGCCGCGACCACGAGCACGAGCGCGTCCATGAGCACCATGTAGAGCACGGTGAACAGGAGCGTCGAGAGCAGCTTCATGGGCAGCGACATGTCGGCGGTCTGCATGTTGGGCATCAGGACGAAGGTGACCAGCCCGCCGAAGAGGCCGAGGCAGCCCAGCACGAGGGAGAGGGCCGGCTTGGCGGCGAGAAGGACGCCCACGGCCATCGCCAGAGCGCCCACGCCCGCGATGAGCATGTTGCCCTTGGTGTAGCCGAACATGGCGATGACGGCGCCGATGATGGCGACCGCGAGGACGACGGGGCTGGCCTTCCAGAACGGATCGATGCGGCGGATGTTATAGCTCATATTCCCCCGGAACGAGGATGTTCTGCCTGCGCCTGTTTTTAGCAGTTAATCGCCCGTTCCGCAAGAGGGCTATAAGGATGTATATAGGCGCCCCCAGCCCCCGGAAACGCCTAAACCATGGGCATGCCGGGGGAACCGGCCTTCTTGGGCTCGAAGAGGATGAGCGTCCGGCGCAGCTCCCCCTCCTCCTCGAGGTGGACGGCGCGGACGTGGCAGGCCTCCTGGCGGAACATCGTGTCGGTCTCGACGACCTGGTTGGGACGGTCGAGGGCGACGCCGACCAGGCGCAGGACGTCCTGCTGCTGGCTGTCGATGACGTCGAGGAGGTGCAGGCGCGCGTTGGGGTCGCTCGTCGCGGCGACCGGGAAGTTGGTGTAGAGGACGGTGTTGTCCTCGTCGACGACGATGGCCCGGTGCGCCTTGGCGACGATCGTCGTGAGGATGGACTGCCACCAGCGCTGCTCGGCCACGCCGCGCTGCTTCTCGCGCACCATCGTGTTCGCCCGGTCGGCCTTCACCTTCTGCAGGAAGACCGCGACCACTCCGGCGACGTCTCCCACCTCGTCCTTCCGGGGCGGGAACTTGAGGTCGAGGTTCTTGAAGGAGATGGCCTCGACGGCGTCGCGCAGGTGGAGCAGGGGGTTGATCACGAAATGGTGGAGGAAGAAATAGAGCGGGATGCCGAGCAGGAACAGCACGCCGATGGCGCCGAGCACGTACTTGCGCATCGCCTGCCCGATGACCTCCTGCACGCTCTCGCGCGAGACCTGCATGTCCACGATGCCCA is a window encoding:
- a CDS encoding response regulator transcription factor; this translates as MNAATKLLIIDDDAHLSESLAEVLDMEGFECVQAATAKDGIDAARKHKPKVVIMDIQLPDSSGFQILQTLRKDSRETILIMMTGRFLSAEEKTQGFQLGADEYITKPFDLQELTVRIRQLLSRGRA
- a CDS encoding response regulator transcription factor, whose product is MRVNIVCAARDPNRAGVLLETLSRNGYVLTVVQRAKEVHGLLAQRGCDLLLVGQTLTDEDGLALVKTLRSRGPTRQLPIVALVDPVAAPSSGNDPVLLRRLPAYGSPGQPARATAPAFAGAAAGGSKTSLRLAFFQAGADECLSLDQDVAECLARVKAVLSRVLTKPQEEVVRMGPIELNLTSYTLKVSGKNVPLTSKELDLLYVFLSSPNRVLSRPYLIERVWGYNYFGSPRTVDVHVRRLREKLGKAAKLITTVPCVGYKLIPPGSEV